A section of the Engraulis encrasicolus isolate BLACKSEA-1 chromosome 8, IST_EnEncr_1.0, whole genome shotgun sequence genome encodes:
- the postnb gene encoding periostin, osteoblast specific factor b, with protein sequence MKLLFVAVFGLFVLSYLDLAESSAYDKIVAHSRIRAKKEGPNVCALQQVMGTKKKYFSTCRNWYQGAICGKKATVLYECCPGYMKLEGIRGCPAVMPIDNVYGTLGLIKAITTQDYSDRSELRPEIEGIGSYTFFAPSNEAWDLLEPEIRNSLVSNVNIELYNALHYHMLNRRMLTKDLKNGMTVTSMYNDLPLQINHYSNGIVTVNCARIIHANQVATNGVVHVIDRVVTAVGRTIQDVIETEDDLSSLMTTATASGLLDKLGEPGTYTLFAPTNEAFDKVNSDVLERIMGDKNALQALMNFHLLNTVQCSEAIMSGQSLETLEGNNLEIGCDGDSLTVNGVKMVLKKDIVTSNGVVHLIDTVLMPDSAKQVTELVGSSQSTFGDMLFELGLASAMRPEAEYTLLAPTNKVFTEEVMRMDQRMLKMILENHVLKEKIVLGQLYNGQLLETLSGKFLRVFIYRTAVCIENSCLVRGSKEGSNGALHLMVEFLKPAEASMYKILYDNGNFRIFLSLMEAAGLTDLLKQEGDFTLFAPMDDAFAGLGQRDIDMLMRDQNALRALLLYHFSGGVFIAGGLETGVTNLFKSLQGSNLNVRVINNSLQVNTVKVPESDIMATNGVVHFVKSLLYPKGVPVGSQELLTLLRRIIKYIEIRYDPGFRYKEIPLTFMRKVITRVVEREPEVTKITRVIEGAPTITKVTRVIEGEPSFTKVTRVVEGEPTYTKVTRVVEGDPRYTKVTRVIEGDPTMTRVVVSGSDVDAGGYEFSRISNVESHSHLTDVDSARLTKMIEEGGSVRRGPMRRVQSGPRRRTREDEQ encoded by the exons AACCGTACTCTATGAGTGCTGCCCAGGTTACATGAAGCTGGAAGGCATCCGTGGATGTCCTGCAG TGATGCCAATCGATAACGTGTACGGCACTCTGGGTCTGATCAAGGCCATCACCACCCAGGACTACTCGGACCGCTCGGAGCTGAGGCCGGAGATCGAGGGGATAGGCTCCTACACATTCTTCGCCCCTAGCAACGAGGCCTGGGACCTCCTGGAGCCG GAAATCCGCAACTCGTTGGTGAGCAACGTGAACATCGAGCTGTACAACGCCCTGCACTACCACATGCTGAACAGGCGCATGCTGACCAAGGACCTGAAGAACGGCATGACCGTCACCTCCATGTACAACGACCTCCCCCTGCAGATCAACCACTACTCCAACGGG ATTGTCACCGTGAACTGCGCCAGAATCATCCACGCCAACCAGGTGGCCACTAATGGAGTTGTGCACGTCATTGACCGCGTTGTCACCGCCGTGGGACGCACAATCCAGGATGTCATCGAGACAGAGGATGACCTCAGCTCCCTGATG ACGACTGCCACTGCCTCTGGGCTCCTGGACAAGCTGGGCGAGCCTGGCACCTACACACTGTTCGCGCCCACAAACGAGGCCTTCGACAAGGTCAACAGCGATGTGCTGGAGAGGATCATGGGAGACAAGAACGCCCTCCAAG CTCTGATGAACTTCCACCTGCTGAACACGGTGCAGTGCTCGGAGGCCATCATGAGTGGCCAGTCCCTGGAGACGCTGGAGGGCAACAACCTCGAGATCGGCTGCGACGGCGACAGTCTGACCGTCAACGGCGTCAAGATGGTGCTGAAGAAGGACATCGTCACCAGCAACGGAGTCGTCCACCTCATCGACACGGTCCTCATGCCAGACTCAG CCAAGCAGGTGACTGAGCTGGTGGGCAGCTCCCAGTCCACCTTTGGGGACATGCTGTTTGAGCTGGGGCTGGCGTCCGCCATGAGGCCTGAGGCTGAGTACACCCTGCTGGCCCCCACCAATAAGGTCTTCACCG aggaggtgatgaggatgGACCAGCGCATGCTGAAGATGATCCTGGAGAACCACGTCCTGAAGGAGAAGATCGTCCTCGGCCAGCTGTACAACGGCCAGCTCCTGGAGACCCTCTCTGGAAAGTTCCTTAGAGTGTTCATCTACAGAACC gcggTGTGCATTGAGAACTCGTGCCTGGTGCGAGGCAGTAAGGAGGGCAGCAACGGAGCGCTTCACCTCATGGTTGAGTTCCTGAAGCCTGCAGAGGCCTCCATGTACAAGATCCTCTACGACAACGGCAACTTCAG AATATTCCTGTCCCTGATGGAGGCCGCTGGCCTGACTGACCTTCTGAAGCAGGAGGGAGACTTCACCCTGTTCGCTCCCATGGACGATGCCTTCGCCGGACTCGGCCAGCGCGACATTGACATGCTCATGA GAGATCAGAATGCGCTGCGtgccctcctcctctaccacttCAGCGGTGGCGTCTTCATCGCCGGAGGTCTGGAGACGGGAGTCACCAACCTCTTCAAGTCCCTGCAGGGCAGCAACCTCAATGTCCGAGTG ATTAACAACAGCTTGCAGGTGAACACAGTCAAGGTGCCGGAGTCTGATATCATGGCCACAAATGGAGTTGTTCACTTTGTCAAGAGCCTCCTCTATCCCAAAG GAGTGCCAGTTGGAAGCCAGGAGCTGTTAACACTGCTGAGGAGGATCATCAAGTACATTGAGATTCGG TATGATCCCGGATTCAGATACAAGGAGATTCCACTGACATTTATGA GGAAGGTTATCACTCGTGTGGTGGAGAGAG AGCCTGAGGTAACCAAGATCACCAGGGTCATCGAGGGCGCGCCCACCATCACCAAGGTGACAAGGGTCATTGAGGGTGAGCCCAGCTTCACTAAGGTGACCAGAGTGGTCGAAGGAGAGCCCACATACACCAAGGTGACCAGGGTGGTCGAGGGGGACCCCAGGTACACAAAGGTCACGCGCGTCATCGAAGGTGACCCAACCATGACCAGGGTTGTTGTCTCAG GTTCTGATGTAGATGCAGGGG GCTATGAATTCTCTCGGATCTCCAACGTTGAGAGCCACAGCCATCTGACAGATGTCGACTCTGCCAGACTCACAAAGATGATTGAAG AAGGAGGATCAGTGAGACGTGGCCCTATGAGAAGAGTCCAGA GTGGCCCTAGGAGAAGAACCAGGGAAGATGAGCAGTAG